Below is a window of Streptomyces spongiicola DNA.
CGCCTGACGTCCGCCCGCCCCACCCACCCCGTCGTATAGCAATACGGGAGTACGTATAGACTTCCAGTGTCCCGTCAGCAATCCAGGAGCAGCCGACCATGGCGACACAACTCGAAGGCCGCCACTTCCTCAAGGAGCTCGACTTCACCGCCGAGGAGTTCCGCGGCCTGGTCGACCTGGCCGCGGAACTCAAGGCCGCCAAGCGAGCCGGCGCCGAGGTGCAGCGCCTGCGCGGCAAGAACATCGCCCTGATCTTCGAGAAGACCTCCACCCGGACCCGCTGTGCTTTCGAGGTCGCCGCCGCCGACCAGGGCGCGTCGACGACGTACCTCGACCCGGCCGCCTCCCAGCTGGGGCACAAGGAGTCGGTCAAGGACACCGCACGTGTGCTCGGGCGCATGTTCGACGGGATCGAGTACCGGGGCGAGAGTCAGGCGGCCGTCGAGGAACTCGCCGCGTACGCGGGAGTCCCGGTGTTCAACGGTCTCACCGACGACTGGCATCCCACCCAGATGCTCGCCGACGTCCTCACCATGACCGAGCACACCGGCAAGCCGCCCGCCTCGACCGCCCTGGCCTACCTCGGCGACGCCCGCTTCAACATGGGCAACTCCTATCTCGTCACCGGCGCGCTGCTCGGCATGGACGTACGGATCGTCGCCCCCAGGGCCTACTGGCCCGCCGACGACGTGGTCGCCGCGGCCCGCCGGGCCGCGCGGGCGAGCGGTGCGGCGATCACCCTCACCGACGACGTCGCCCAGGGCGTCGCGGGCGCGGACTTCGTCGCCACCGACGTCTGGGTCTCCATGGGTGAGCCGAAGGAGGTGTGGGACGAGCGCATCGAGAACCTCGCCCCCTACTCGGTGACCATGGACGTCCTGCGCGCCACCGGCAACGCGGACGTCAGGTTCCTGCACTGCCTGCCCGCCTTCCACGACCTCGGCACCCTCATCGGCCGCGAACTCCACGAGCGGCACGGGCTGACCGCGCTCGAGGTCAGCGACGAGGTCTTCGAGTCCGCTCACTCGGTCGTCTTCGACCAGGCGGAGAACCGTATGCACACCATCAAGGCCGTCCTCGTCGCGACCATCGCCGGGGTCTGACGGCCCCGACGAGGTGGGCGGGATGCCGGACGCGGGTCGGCGGCGTGTGCGCATCCGCGATCCGGGGCCCGTCTCGTCCGGCAGGCGGGAACGGCCGCCGAGGGCTGTGGTCACGCCTGGGCGGGAGCCCGGGGAAGCCTGAACCAGACCGCCTTGCCCCGCGCGGTGGGGCGATGCCCGCACGCCGTGCTCAGCGTGCGCACCAGCAGCAGCCCGCGGCCGTGCTCCTGCCAGGGGTCGGGCATCCGGTGCGGAGGCTGCCCCGCCAGATCGCCCGGTGGCGACGGGTCCGGGTCGTGCACTTCCACCCGGCAGCCCTCCGGCAGCAGCTCCACCGCCAGCTCGATAGGGGTGGAGCCGTCGGTGTGCTCCACGGCGTTGGCGACCAGTTCCGCGGTCAGCAGTTCCGCCGTGTCGCAGTCGGCCCCCTCGTCCACGTCCGCCAGTGCCGTACGCACCAGGGCCCGAGCGATCGGCACCGCAGCGGTGGTGTGCGGCAGCGCGATCCGCCATAGGCCGGCGACCTCGGCGGCGGGGGTGCCTCCCGGGGTGCTTCCGGAAGCGGTTCCGGGGGTGCTGCCGGGGGCGTACCCGGGGGAGTGGGACAAGGCTCTGTTTCCAGGTTTCCAGGTTTCGAGGTTTCGAGGCCTCGGGGCTTCCAGGTCTCGAGACCTCCGAGACCTCCGAGACCTCAAGGTTCCCGAGGTTCCCGAGGTTCCCGAGGTTCCCGAGGTTCCCGAGGTTCCCGGGACTTTCGAGTTTCCGAACTCTCCGAGGTTTCCGGTCATGGCGAGCATGCGGCCGGTACCGCGTCCGCTGCGGGCCCCCACCTTACGAGACGCGCCCGGCGGGGCCGGCAGAGGCCGTCCGGGCCGGCCGCGGACCCCGTTCCGCTCATGCCCGGACCTCCGCCGGCGCACCTCCCGCCGTATCGCGTACTCATGACGGAAGTCACGGAAGAGTGATAAATTCGGGAGGCAGGCAGACGCGGGGCACGACTCGCCCCGCCGAAGGAGGCCACACGTCCATGAGCCCCTTTCCCAGCTCGGCACCCCGCACAGAGCGGTGGCACCACATCCGCCTGACCAGGCACGACGGCGTTGCCACCGTCACCCTCGACCGCCCCGGGAAACTCAACGCGCTCACCTTCGGCGCCTATGCCGACCTGCGTGATCTGCTCGCCGAACTCTCCCGGGAACGCTCCGTACGCGCCCTCGTGCTCGCCGGCGAGGGCCGCGGCTTCTGCTCCGGCGGCGAC
It encodes the following:
- the argF gene encoding ornithine carbamoyltransferase — translated: MATQLEGRHFLKELDFTAEEFRGLVDLAAELKAAKRAGAEVQRLRGKNIALIFEKTSTRTRCAFEVAAADQGASTTYLDPAASQLGHKESVKDTARVLGRMFDGIEYRGESQAAVEELAAYAGVPVFNGLTDDWHPTQMLADVLTMTEHTGKPPASTALAYLGDARFNMGNSYLVTGALLGMDVRIVAPRAYWPADDVVAAARRAARASGAAITLTDDVAQGVAGADFVATDVWVSMGEPKEVWDERIENLAPYSVTMDVLRATGNADVRFLHCLPAFHDLGTLIGRELHERHGLTALEVSDEVFESAHSVVFDQAENRMHTIKAVLVATIAGV
- a CDS encoding ATP-binding protein, translating into MALPHTTAAVPIARALVRTALADVDEGADCDTAELLTAELVANAVEHTDGSTPIELAVELLPEGCRVEVHDPDPSPPGDLAGQPPHRMPDPWQEHGRGLLLVRTLSTACGHRPTARGKAVWFRLPRAPAQA